In the genome of Balneola sp., one region contains:
- a CDS encoding pyridoxal-phosphate dependent enzyme, producing MKSSNSGYTLHCITCNHVNDERETSTYCTNCGSVLTVDYNEIRKEIQYPLENIIPDPLKTHYTALRSLNRLSKKYGADLHAKLEFENPTGCFKDRGSYVEVLKAIELGADAICLASTGNMAASVAAYACYFKIPCFVFVPERTPEVKLAQSTIYDATIIKIKGDFKQCELLCREFAKSGNYYLAGDYVFRQEGQKSFSYELFEQGPIDYDYIFVPVGAGTNFAAIFKGLKELKAAGEIDHIPSFVAVQPEQSSPVVEGIFKKEKIIHDQVNTMADAVAVADPFDFYKVMEGIDETNGLAYTATENELLDSMKEMTIEEGLFTEPACAIPLACFKNNLDQFKGKKCLFVLTGTGLKSSQIVSKYSLSSPVLSPKLERVQQYIESGFPELQRNSWGQSRDMIMGNVNMSEEHTRLYDEYVSGINKKGKTLKEEEIKALKSLVYHEDPNLEYPIEVLDYKLTMRMQGLVSAAVKLKLPNDEEIISLDQGVGPMDAVLTAIKAETDAFIPVEVKNHQVEILSPDTDSLVIVSLTMEKDDFTFTTKAASPDTIQALIQAFVKGLAVANKALVS from the coding sequence ATGAAAAGCTCTAATTCGGGTTATACCCTTCACTGTATCACTTGCAATCATGTAAATGATGAACGAGAGACCAGCACCTACTGCACAAATTGTGGAAGCGTACTCACCGTTGATTACAACGAAATCCGAAAAGAAATTCAATACCCACTAGAAAACATTATACCCGATCCACTTAAAACGCATTACACAGCTCTTAGGTCATTGAACAGGCTATCTAAGAAATACGGAGCTGATCTACACGCAAAACTGGAGTTTGAAAACCCTACAGGTTGTTTCAAAGACAGGGGAAGTTATGTGGAGGTGCTGAAAGCTATTGAATTGGGAGCGGATGCCATTTGTCTTGCCTCAACTGGAAATATGGCTGCATCAGTAGCAGCGTATGCCTGCTATTTCAAAATCCCTTGTTTTGTATTTGTACCGGAACGAACTCCAGAAGTAAAACTGGCCCAGTCTACCATTTATGATGCAACTATCATTAAGATTAAAGGGGATTTTAAGCAGTGCGAGCTTCTTTGCCGGGAGTTTGCCAAATCAGGCAACTACTACTTAGCAGGTGATTATGTATTCCGGCAGGAAGGACAGAAATCTTTTTCTTATGAGCTTTTTGAACAAGGTCCTATCGACTATGATTATATCTTCGTACCAGTAGGCGCAGGGACAAATTTTGCTGCCATTTTTAAAGGCCTCAAAGAGTTAAAAGCAGCAGGAGAAATTGATCATATCCCTTCCTTCGTTGCAGTACAACCTGAACAAAGTTCTCCAGTGGTTGAAGGCATCTTCAAAAAAGAAAAGATTATACATGACCAGGTTAATACCATGGCCGATGCTGTGGCTGTAGCCGATCCCTTCGATTTTTATAAAGTGATGGAAGGTATTGATGAAACCAACGGACTTGCTTATACAGCTACTGAAAACGAGCTCCTGGACTCAATGAAAGAGATGACTATCGAGGAAGGCCTTTTCACTGAACCAGCCTGTGCCATTCCTTTAGCCTGCTTCAAGAATAACCTGGATCAGTTTAAAGGAAAAAAGTGCCTTTTTGTACTCACAGGAACTGGTCTTAAGAGTTCGCAAATTGTTTCCAAGTACTCCCTCTCCTCTCCAGTGCTTTCTCCAAAACTTGAGCGGGTTCAACAGTATATCGAATCTGGTTTCCCTGAACTGCAGCGTAATAGCTGGGGCCAATCTCGCGATATGATTATGGGGAATGTGAACATGAGTGAAGAGCACACCCGGTTGTATGATGAATATGTGAGTGGCATCAATAAAAAAGGAAAGACACTTAAAGAGGAAGAGATCAAAGCGCTTAAGTCATTAGTGTATCATGAAGATCCCAACCTGGAGTATCCTATCGAGGTACTTGATTACAAACTTACTATGAGGATGCAGGGTCTGGTTAGCGCTGCTGTAAAACTCAAACTCCCTAATGATGAAGAAATCATCTCTTTAGATCAGGGCGTAGGACCAATGGATGCGGTTCTTACTGCTATCAAAGCAGAAACCGATGCATTTATTCCCGTTGAGGTAAAAAACCACCAGGTAGAAATCCTAAGCCCGGATACTGATTCCCTGGTTATCGTTTCTCTTACCATGGAGAAAGACGATTTCACCTTCACTACTAAAGCTGCCTCACCCGATACCATCCAGGCTTTAATCCAGGCTTTTGTGAAAGGACTCGCTGTAGCGAATAAGGCGTTGGTGTCTTAA
- a CDS encoding Crp/Fnr family transcriptional regulator encodes MKTIQVSKGEVLQTLGVLNSKIYHVHEGLLRSYSIDEKGKEHIFMFAPEGWTIADTNGPEVPTVLYIDCLEDSIVSIYEKVLQREEKNVGPLVKRLSVLQERVIMLMSSSAIERYEHFVKTYPEIVQRVPQRMIASYLGITPEALSKVKNKRSKKSS; translated from the coding sequence ATGAAAACCATACAGGTTAGCAAGGGCGAAGTACTTCAAACTTTGGGAGTGCTGAACTCAAAAATTTACCACGTTCACGAAGGGTTACTCCGAAGTTATTCCATTGATGAGAAAGGGAAAGAGCATATTTTCATGTTTGCCCCTGAAGGATGGACAATTGCCGATACCAATGGGCCTGAAGTTCCTACTGTGCTATATATCGACTGCCTGGAGGATTCGATTGTAAGTATTTATGAAAAAGTCTTACAAAGAGAAGAGAAAAATGTAGGGCCTCTTGTTAAACGTCTTTCTGTGCTACAAGAAAGAGTGATTATGTTGATGTCTTCTTCGGCGATAGAGCGCTATGAGCATTTTGTGAAAACCTACCCTGAAATAGTTCAGCGTGTACCCCAACGAATGATTGCTTCCTATCTTGGCATTACCCCTGAAGCACTTAGTAAAGTGAAAAATAAGCGATCAAAGAAATCCAGTTAG
- a CDS encoding TolC family protein: MMNHFIRSLTGQKSIRYLLLFCLLAVLQSVQAQTKQSYNIGFIFDTLPENAEILLVQMQNEIRSVVGQDATINFPESGIYINNLSLEGARDNFKAINENPEVDIILAFGVLNNVVILENEVHNKPTILFGTITREFKSESLSEETSGIDNLSLILTSQSITQDLSIFSELVNFRKVGIVFEDYLMDVLPLEETIASITDSIGVEHRIINYNSLDEIIESLDEVDAVYFANTFFLTEDEISRLSQEMIDRRIPSYTSSGSREVELGIMASNQTDDNLDQFFRRIALNVEAIVNGKNPSELPTYLDATEQLILNFNTASLIGGPLKYSLIYDTQIVGEFKNVLSERDYSLIELLSEARERNLGLLVSNLDVELSNQDVRSAVSDMFPNLESSVTTNMVDPELARASSGQNPEFSTTGNLTLSQIVYSQDILTNIYIQRALKDAQVSTNRNDELDVILDAANAYFNALIARSNLEITVQNLEVTRRNLQIAQQNYEAGLTGKSDVLRFQSQMAQDAQTMVETVSLLEFSFSEINRVLNYPLDREIDVLPISLTDDVFTELDLEKLSNFLDDISFRDIFIRFLVQEAILESPELQALNKQLEIADASIRLANTGRFIPDVSLLGQYNHTFSRSGAGSTYPTGFIAPPDGHYTVGLSFSLPIFQQNKQNINLQTAKITRNQIELLIEQTERNIERQVENNALDALNQISNLQLSEISLESAAENLDLIQTSYSNGAVSIIQLIDAQSNLLNAQISNNNALYNFMLSVLRLERSLGYFFFEKTATEREEFKTKMEAFLLGNN, translated from the coding sequence ATGATGAATCACTTCATTAGAAGTTTGACCGGGCAAAAAAGCATTCGCTATCTCCTACTATTTTGCCTTCTTGCAGTACTCCAAAGTGTACAAGCACAAACCAAGCAAAGTTATAACATCGGGTTTATTTTTGATACGCTTCCCGAGAACGCAGAAATCCTGCTCGTTCAAATGCAAAACGAGATCCGATCGGTGGTTGGTCAGGATGCAACCATAAATTTTCCTGAATCCGGAATATATATCAATAATTTAAGCTTAGAAGGAGCTCGTGATAACTTCAAAGCTATCAATGAGAACCCTGAGGTGGATATCATCCTGGCTTTTGGAGTACTCAATAACGTGGTTATACTAGAAAATGAAGTTCACAATAAACCTACCATCTTGTTTGGGACAATTACGAGAGAGTTTAAATCTGAATCCCTATCAGAGGAAACAAGTGGTATCGATAACTTATCGCTTATTCTTACTTCTCAATCGATTACGCAAGATCTTTCCATCTTTAGTGAGCTTGTCAATTTTAGAAAAGTGGGCATTGTTTTTGAAGACTATCTAATGGACGTACTTCCTTTGGAAGAAACCATTGCCTCGATTACGGACTCAATTGGAGTTGAACACCGCATTATCAACTATAATAGTTTAGACGAAATTATTGAAAGCTTGGATGAAGTTGATGCCGTTTACTTTGCTAATACTTTTTTCCTTACTGAAGATGAAATAAGCAGACTTTCCCAGGAAATGATTGATAGAAGAATCCCTTCCTACACTAGTTCTGGTTCGCGGGAAGTAGAACTAGGAATAATGGCCTCCAATCAAACAGATGATAACCTGGATCAGTTTTTCCGAAGAATAGCCTTAAATGTTGAGGCCATAGTGAATGGGAAAAACCCCTCTGAACTTCCCACCTACCTAGACGCTACTGAACAGCTCATCCTTAATTTCAATACAGCCTCTTTAATTGGTGGGCCTCTCAAATACAGCTTGATTTATGATACCCAAATCGTTGGCGAATTTAAAAATGTGCTTTCTGAAAGGGATTATTCGCTTATTGAACTGTTAAGCGAAGCCAGAGAACGAAATTTAGGACTACTAGTTAGTAACCTAGATGTGGAGCTATCTAACCAGGATGTACGATCAGCAGTAAGCGATATGTTCCCCAATTTAGAATCGAGCGTAACCACAAATATGGTTGACCCTGAACTGGCAAGAGCCTCTAGCGGACAGAATCCGGAATTCAGTACAACTGGTAATCTTACGCTTTCCCAGATCGTCTATTCTCAGGATATCCTCACCAATATTTATATCCAGCGAGCGCTAAAAGACGCGCAAGTAAGCACTAATAGAAATGATGAGCTGGATGTAATTCTGGATGCTGCCAATGCCTATTTCAATGCGCTAATCGCCAGATCAAACCTGGAAATTACCGTTCAAAACCTGGAAGTAACCCGCCGTAACCTTCAAATAGCTCAGCAAAATTATGAAGCCGGACTAACAGGGAAATCTGATGTTCTGCGATTTCAAAGCCAGATGGCACAAGATGCTCAAACTATGGTTGAGACAGTAAGCCTGTTGGAGTTTAGTTTCTCTGAAATTAATCGTGTTCTTAATTATCCACTCGACCGCGAAATCGACGTCCTTCCTATCAGTCTCACTGATGATGTGTTTACGGAACTGGATCTGGAAAAGCTGAGTAATTTCCTGGACGATATTTCCTTCCGGGATATCTTTATCCGTTTTCTTGTGCAAGAAGCCATTCTTGAATCACCTGAACTCCAGGCACTTAATAAGCAGCTTGAAATTGCAGATGCTAGTATTAGATTAGCCAATACCGGACGTTTTATTCCTGATGTATCACTTCTAGGACAGTATAACCATACATTCAGCAGATCAGGAGCTGGTTCTACATATCCTACGGGATTCATTGCCCCGCCAGATGGGCATTATACTGTTGGCTTATCTTTTAGCCTACCTATTTTCCAGCAGAATAAGCAAAACATCAATCTGCAAACAGCGAAGATTACCAGAAATCAAATTGAACTGTTGATTGAACAAACTGAAAGAAATATCGAACGTCAGGTTGAGAACAATGCACTGGATGCATTAAACCAGATTTCAAACCTCCAGCTTTCAGAGATCTCGCTTGAATCTGCAGCAGAAAACCTGGATCTGATACAAACTTCTTATTCCAATGGCGCAGTGAGTATTATTCAGCTAATTGATGCACAGAGCAATTTGTTAAATGCTCAAATTTCGAATAATAACGCACTATACAATTTCATGTTAAGTGTGCTTCGCCTGGAACGAAGCCTTGGATACTTTTTCTTCGAGAAAACTGCCACCGAGCGAGAAGAATTTAAAACTAAAATGGAAGCGTTCTTACTTGGCAATAACTAA
- a CDS encoding efflux RND transporter periplasmic adaptor subunit yields MIKLTRNSIIATAFLLIIGSCSSEEATPPETVRPVVYHTVGLSGGEVIRTFSGTAQTDKIINLSFRSSGIITELNMKLGNQVKKGDLLSQLDNVQARLSHEQSVASLNSAASQMNTSELNLERIRLLYEKGSASLSDFENAKNSFRTAQASYESAQRSVDIQLEQINYGYLYAPEDGAIAAVNVELEENVSPGQVVGVLNAGLDMNIVLGIPESVINRLFPQMEVGISFSALPNKTFVGRVNEISPALDANTSTYPIEIGVIDPTDEIKSGMAANVTFNFAESIGSSESIVIPANAVGEDQNGRFVYLINEQTGTGSTVNKNYVQIGALTSEGFEIVDGLSVGQKIATAGLQTLLDGQKVTLFSSQGSL; encoded by the coding sequence ATGATAAAACTTACTCGAAATTCAATTATAGCAACTGCCTTCCTGTTAATCATCGGAAGTTGTAGTAGTGAAGAAGCTACTCCTCCTGAAACCGTACGCCCTGTAGTTTATCATACCGTAGGTTTAAGTGGTGGGGAAGTAATCCGAACTTTTAGTGGAACTGCCCAGACGGATAAAATCATCAACTTGAGTTTCAGAAGTAGCGGTATAATTACCGAACTAAATATGAAACTTGGAAACCAGGTTAAGAAAGGAGATTTGCTAAGTCAGCTGGATAATGTTCAAGCCCGATTATCTCATGAACAATCAGTGGCATCTCTAAATAGTGCTGCTTCCCAAATGAATACTTCAGAATTGAACCTGGAAAGGATCCGATTACTTTACGAAAAAGGAAGTGCTTCACTAAGTGATTTTGAAAATGCTAAAAACTCATTTCGTACCGCCCAAGCTAGTTACGAATCGGCTCAGCGAAGCGTGGATATTCAACTTGAGCAAATCAACTATGGATATCTGTATGCTCCTGAAGATGGTGCTATAGCTGCAGTAAATGTTGAGCTTGAAGAAAATGTCTCGCCCGGACAGGTAGTTGGAGTATTAAATGCGGGCCTGGATATGAACATTGTCTTAGGAATACCCGAAAGTGTGATCAATCGCCTGTTTCCTCAAATGGAGGTTGGAATAAGTTTTAGTGCCCTTCCAAATAAAACATTTGTAGGCCGGGTAAATGAGATCTCCCCCGCTTTGGATGCTAATACTTCGACCTACCCTATCGAAATCGGAGTTATTGATCCGACTGACGAAATCAAATCAGGAATGGCTGCCAATGTAACCTTCAACTTTGCAGAATCTATTGGCAGCAGTGAGTCTATCGTTATTCCGGCTAATGCTGTTGGTGAAGACCAAAATGGTCGTTTTGTCTACCTGATCAACGAACAAACTGGTACAGGTAGCACCGTCAATAAAAACTATGTTCAAATTGGAGCATTGACTTCAGAAGGTTTTGAAATTGTTGACGGCCTAAGCGTTGGGCAGAAAATTGCCACAGCAGGATTGCAAACGTTATTAGACGGCCAAAAAGTAACGCTATTCTCAAGTCAGGGGTCTCTATGA
- a CDS encoding efflux RND transporter permease subunit produces MNITQFAIERNRITFIVLITIILMGLSLFNSLPRDSMPPYTIRVANIISSFPGASPERVEQLVSFKIEKIAQELPELDEVTSTSRTGLSVVSVTLRDEVNPEDLQEVWDRLRRKLDNMEGLPEGVVPELNDDGIGDVYGIVVGLTSDGFSYAEMEEFADDIRDDLIKLEDAAKVEIGGKQEERVFIEFDNTQLAEYQLTSSRLQSIIASTNILSSGGEIYMGDESIILEPTGNYNEIDDIRQTLIPVGNQTQLVYLEDITNITKGYINPPKQLVRVNGLNALSLHVNLKDGANVIKLGEDINMVMEEWNAKLPVGLELVRLSSLDTYIDVKISDFIGNLIQSIVIVLAVMLIFLGFRTGTIIASLIPIVTIMTLMWMGIINMGLNQVTLAALIMALGMMVDNAIVVAESVMVKVEHGKDTFKAAVESCSELFTPLLISTLTTSAAFMAFYLAESTMGDIVGPIFVVITLALLSSWLVALTVVTLLCYYFLKVKPNALENPGLVDRLINWTKGIYRVWILNALKNKYLVILGIFVLFMVSMFGFTQIAFLFFPDSDRNMITVDINLGEGTRIESTQETVRGLEDYFTSELLINDSRPDGIINWSSFIGEGPESYDLGYQPDEANSSYAHILVNTSEASYNNALISTIDEFVIQNFPNADIKVGPLGAGGGGVPIEIRIIGENPDELASISESVKIRLSSIYGTKNVKDDWGPKSKKFVIQIDENRAQNAGITNQDIATSLQTVLTGFRTGEYREDDKSIPILMRSDVGSEQSLESLETLNIYSQSSGKSVPLLQVAQIIPEWQYSKIRRFNLNRAVNITSELKEDGNAAAIVSEITPWLDEEMQNWPNGYRYELGGDAQNSADNMSAVIAWLPLSGFIIVLLLIIQFNSFRKMVMVTLTIPLGVIGVVIGLLVFGEPFGFMPFLGVISLAGIIINNAIVLIDRIEIEQNELKRSTHDSIIAACLQRFRPIVLATFTTVFGLIPLYLSGGEMWEGMAVSIMVGLLFGTVITLVFIPSLFSILYRVNYKEYELNPELKSI; encoded by the coding sequence ATGAACATTACTCAATTTGCAATTGAGCGAAACCGAATAACCTTTATTGTTCTCATTACCATCATTTTGATGGGCTTAAGTTTATTCAACAGCCTCCCAAGAGATAGTATGCCTCCGTACACAATCAGGGTTGCGAATATTATTAGCAGCTTTCCGGGTGCCAGCCCTGAAAGGGTTGAACAGTTAGTCAGTTTTAAAATTGAAAAGATCGCTCAGGAATTACCTGAGCTTGATGAAGTTACCAGTACTTCCAGAACCGGACTCTCAGTAGTAAGTGTAACTTTGAGAGATGAAGTAAACCCTGAGGATTTACAAGAGGTATGGGATCGCTTACGTCGAAAATTGGACAATATGGAGGGACTCCCCGAAGGGGTAGTCCCGGAACTCAACGATGATGGTATTGGGGATGTGTATGGAATCGTAGTTGGGTTAACCAGTGATGGGTTCAGCTATGCCGAAATGGAAGAATTTGCTGATGACATTCGAGACGACCTGATCAAACTCGAAGATGCTGCTAAAGTAGAAATCGGTGGGAAACAAGAGGAACGAGTATTTATCGAATTCGATAATACCCAACTCGCGGAGTATCAACTCACCTCCTCTCGACTTCAAAGTATAATTGCTTCAACCAATATCCTGAGTTCCGGTGGTGAAATTTATATGGGAGATGAAAGCATCATCCTCGAGCCTACCGGAAACTATAACGAAATTGATGACATCCGACAGACGCTGATTCCCGTTGGAAATCAAACACAGTTAGTATATCTGGAAGACATCACCAATATCACCAAAGGGTATATCAATCCGCCAAAGCAATTGGTGCGTGTAAACGGGTTAAATGCCCTCTCTCTTCATGTTAATCTGAAAGACGGAGCCAATGTCATCAAGCTGGGAGAAGACATCAATATGGTTATGGAAGAATGGAATGCCAAACTTCCTGTAGGGCTAGAATTAGTCCGCCTTTCTTCCCTTGATACCTACATCGATGTTAAAATCTCTGACTTTATTGGAAACCTGATACAATCGATTGTTATCGTACTTGCGGTAATGCTCATCTTTTTGGGATTCAGAACCGGAACCATCATAGCCAGCCTCATCCCTATCGTTACCATCATGACTCTTATGTGGATGGGTATTATCAATATGGGATTGAACCAGGTAACCTTAGCAGCACTCATCATGGCTTTAGGGATGATGGTGGATAATGCCATTGTGGTCGCCGAATCGGTGATGGTGAAAGTAGAACATGGCAAGGATACCTTCAAAGCAGCAGTTGAATCCTGCTCTGAACTCTTTACTCCCTTACTCATATCTACGCTTACAACCTCCGCTGCATTTATGGCTTTCTATCTTGCAGAATCAACAATGGGTGATATTGTAGGACCAATTTTTGTGGTAATCACTCTCGCCTTACTTTCTTCATGGCTGGTGGCACTTACTGTGGTAACTTTACTCTGCTACTACTTCTTGAAAGTGAAGCCCAATGCTCTTGAAAACCCGGGTTTAGTCGACAGACTTATAAATTGGACAAAAGGCATTTACCGTGTTTGGATCCTTAATGCTTTGAAGAATAAGTACCTGGTGATTTTAGGAATTTTTGTGCTATTCATGGTGTCCATGTTTGGGTTTACACAAATTGCCTTCCTTTTCTTCCCGGATAGTGATCGAAATATGATTACCGTTGATATCAACCTGGGTGAGGGAACGCGCATTGAAAGCACCCAAGAAACTGTACGCGGGCTTGAAGATTATTTCACCAGCGAATTGTTGATCAATGATTCCAGACCTGATGGTATTATAAACTGGTCTTCCTTTATTGGAGAAGGCCCCGAATCTTATGACCTGGGATACCAACCTGACGAAGCCAATTCGAGCTACGCTCATATCCTGGTAAATACCTCTGAAGCCAGCTACAATAACGCACTAATTAGCACTATTGACGAATTTGTCATTCAAAATTTCCCTAACGCTGATATCAAAGTTGGCCCTCTGGGCGCTGGAGGAGGTGGTGTTCCTATCGAGATCAGAATTATTGGAGAAAACCCTGATGAACTTGCAAGCATCTCAGAATCTGTAAAAATCAGGCTTTCATCTATTTATGGCACTAAAAATGTGAAAGACGACTGGGGTCCTAAGAGTAAAAAATTCGTAATCCAGATTGATGAGAACCGGGCACAAAATGCGGGAATCACTAACCAGGATATTGCTACTTCCCTACAAACCGTACTTACAGGATTCAGAACCGGAGAGTATCGGGAAGATGATAAAAGTATCCCAATCCTGATGCGAAGCGATGTGGGTAGTGAGCAATCCTTAGAATCGCTGGAAACATTAAATATCTACTCCCAAAGCTCTGGCAAAAGTGTTCCTCTACTCCAGGTAGCTCAGATTATCCCTGAATGGCAGTATTCTAAAATTCGACGGTTCAACCTAAATCGTGCAGTAAACATAACAAGTGAATTAAAAGAAGATGGGAATGCAGCTGCAATCGTTTCTGAAATAACTCCCTGGCTGGATGAAGAAATGCAAAATTGGCCAAACGGATATCGATATGAATTAGGAGGGGATGCACAGAATTCTGCCGATAATATGAGTGCCGTTATTGCCTGGCTTCCGCTTTCAGGGTTCATTATCGTGCTATTATTAATCATCCAGTTCAACTCATTCCGAAAAATGGTAATGGTCACCCTTACTATTCCTCTAGGTGTTATTGGAGTAGTAATCGGATTGTTAGTTTTTGGAGAGCCCTTTGGGTTTATGCCCTTCCTTGGAGTAATCTCTTTGGCGGGTATTATTATCAATAATGCTATTGTACTAATCGACCGGATCGAAATTGAGCAAAATGAACTTAAACGATCTACACATGACTCTATAATAGCTGCGTGTTTACAACGATTTCGTCCGATTGTACTGGCTACCTTTACCACGGTATTTGGCTTAATACCGCTCTACTTAAGTGGAGGTGAAATGTGGGAAGGTATGGCCGTATCTATTATGGTGGGTTTGTTATTTGGAACAGTAATTACTCTCGTATTTATTCCCTCTCTGTTCAGTATTCTCTACCGGGTTAACTATAAAGAGTACGAACTAAATCCTGAATTGAAGTCTATTTGA
- a CDS encoding MFS transporter: MDQNNAVATAKPVPFGQKVAFGLGMLANQMFPAAMSIFMVVLVQDLGFPGWMWGVLFFLPRLMDAFTDPIMGFISDNTRSRWGRRRQYVFVGAILSGLTYIVLWQLYRENGVDYNFTYFLICSFLFYLSFTIFSVPYVAMGYEMSDDFHERTNIMAIAQWIGQWAWVIAPWFWVIMYDPDWFTNADGATRTLALWVGIICGGLAMVPALFIKSDPTTGREDFEPLTMNNIGGSLKEILYGFGESFKIKQFRKMCFATFLIFNSFNTVASFTFFIVVYYLFSGDAAAAGVWPTLFGSIGALGTTFIVIPATAWISKKIGKKPAFMVCQSISFVGYVLLWFFFIPGKPYMFLFALPFFSFGIGSLFTIMMSMTADVCDLDELKSGKRREGIFGAIYWWMVKFGFGIAGLLTGAIMTLVGFDVASGATSGAPMTGLRLFFSGLPMFGTLLAMFIMSGYDLDEEKANEIRVELEKRQAQA; the protein is encoded by the coding sequence ATGGATCAGAATAATGCTGTTGCTACTGCTAAGCCTGTACCGTTTGGGCAGAAAGTAGCTTTTGGATTAGGTATGCTGGCAAACCAAATGTTTCCGGCGGCAATGTCAATTTTTATGGTGGTACTCGTGCAGGACCTGGGATTCCCGGGATGGATGTGGGGAGTACTCTTCTTTTTACCCCGTTTGATGGATGCGTTTACCGATCCCATTATGGGATTTATTTCGGACAATACACGTTCCAGGTGGGGCCGAAGAAGACAATATGTGTTTGTTGGAGCAATACTTTCCGGGCTGACCTATATCGTACTATGGCAGCTTTATCGTGAAAATGGAGTAGACTATAACTTTACCTATTTCCTGATCTGTTCTTTCCTGTTCTACCTTTCCTTTACCATTTTTAGTGTCCCTTATGTGGCCATGGGTTATGAGATGAGCGACGATTTCCATGAGAGAACAAACATCATGGCGATTGCTCAATGGATAGGACAGTGGGCCTGGGTTATCGCACCATGGTTCTGGGTAATTATGTACGATCCTGACTGGTTTACAAATGCCGATGGAGCTACAAGGACGCTAGCCTTATGGGTCGGAATTATATGTGGAGGATTGGCTATGGTCCCTGCCCTTTTCATTAAGAGTGATCCAACTACGGGACGGGAAGATTTTGAGCCATTGACCATGAATAATATTGGAGGAAGCTTAAAAGAGATTTTATACGGTTTTGGAGAGTCTTTCAAAATTAAGCAGTTTCGAAAAATGTGTTTCGCCACCTTTTTGATCTTCAATTCATTCAATACGGTGGCGAGTTTTACCTTCTTCATTGTGGTGTATTATCTGTTCAGTGGAGATGCCGCAGCAGCAGGAGTTTGGCCTACCTTATTTGGTAGTATCGGAGCTTTAGGTACTACCTTTATTGTAATTCCTGCAACCGCATGGATTTCCAAAAAAATTGGAAAGAAGCCTGCATTCATGGTATGTCAATCCATTTCTTTTGTAGGATATGTTTTGCTTTGGTTCTTCTTTATCCCAGGCAAACCCTACATGTTCTTATTCGCTCTCCCCTTCTTTTCTTTCGGGATTGGAAGCCTCTTCACAATTATGATGTCTATGACTGCAGATGTGTGTGACCTGGATGAATTAAAATCGGGTAAGCGAAGAGAAGGTATTTTTGGCGCCATTTACTGGTGGATGGTTAAATTTGGTTTCGGGATCGCCGGTTTATTAACCGGAGCTATTATGACTCTAGTAGGTTTTGATGTTGCCTCTGGCGCTACTTCCGGAGCTCCAATGACTGGATTAAGGCTCTTTTTCTCCGGACTTCCAATGTTTGGAACTTTATTAGCCATGTTCATCATGTCGGGATATGATCTTGATGAAGAGAAAGCCAATGAAATACGTGTTGAATTAGAAAAAAGGCAGGCTCAAGCTTAA